One Panicum virgatum strain AP13 chromosome 3N, P.virgatum_v5, whole genome shotgun sequence DNA segment encodes these proteins:
- the LOC120666746 gene encoding calmodulin-binding protein 60 F-like isoform X4 — translation MAPKRELFVAAGDGGAAPPQEKRLRVEAAPGSSSSRPDPPSSPRHFLAIVLVVLFLKRPKGRSTDAIAISASKFGRMMRDQICRFINPLFSKLENMDSKLETMGTKLGRMEEQIQDITVKVDNIARPSPDHHNHEQFRQETNQEVKPAEAEGLASTEGKGENTSIRLRFLNGMNMQVYHDDEIKSDRNTAISIGIFNGEKMIESGELSNVQIEIFALEGDFPYASPKSWTAKKFNKHRANARDGRGNVLAGEGIKAQLKNGQCDLGSIKFTENSSKAHRGKFIIGARVCEGEVCGFRVQEAVMDPVVVQDRRNKFNEKRHLPKLNDPVHRLKEIAKDGIYCKRLEKEKILTVQDFLKALNKDPENLAKVLQIKKEHRNWEKMVEHARKCPLRRELTSYHCPETKSVLFFNCVHGLVGAEFDGHYTACGKFDQDQQDLVDKLKGSAYDQLDALRPDYVMTETDNFPRPLTAYIGGAGSSAGAGPSNMPSDSSGPLAAYQGVPAVESSSHTQIESSIANTNMDPNPSSSIPYHHSAHQYQAQGTQPGQEQFSTSLNGSCQEPVGQPNSCSWTTKELYHGDEHNEVGHFLNQAGFNQVDIQSSLLWLGNDTLEASTPSLGCMMLTPQQPAAGGALASAQGSMQSQMQAPLLQSNDTSVASASAQQALPPQEWFSWSDLI, via the exons atggctcccaagagggaGCTGTtcgtggcggccggcgacggcggggcggcgccgccTCAGGAGAAGCGCCTGCGAGTGGAAGCGGctcccggcagcagcagcagccgccccgacccgccgtcgtcgccgaggCACTTTCTGGCCATCGTGCTCGTCGTCCTCTTCTTGAAACGGCC GAAGGGTAGGAGCACGGACGCCATCGCAATCTCCGCCTCCAAGTTTGGTCGCATG ATGCGGGACCAGATTTGTCGTTTCATTAATCCCTTGTTTAG CAAACTGGAAAATATGGATAGCAAACTGGAAACTATGGGTACCAAACTGGGAAGAATGGAGGAGCAGATTCAGGATATCACCGTGAAAGTG GACAATATAGCACGGCCCTCTCCTGACCACCACAATCATGAGCAGTTCAG GCAAGAGACAAACCAGGAAGTCAAACCTGCTGAAGCTGAAGGATTGGCCAGTACTGAAGGCAAGGGTGAAAACACAAGCATTCGGCTGCGCTTCCTCAATGGAATGAACATGCAAGTTTACCATGACGATGAGATAAAATCTGACCGCAATACAGCCATTAGTATTGGCATATTCAATGGAGAGAAAATGATTGAATCAGGCGAGCTTTCGAATGTGCAAATTGAGATCTTCGCCCTTGAGGGTGACTTTCCTTATGCTTCCCCAAAGAGTTGGACTGCTAAGAAGTTCAATAAACATAGAGCCAATGCTCGGGATGGAAGAGGAAATGTGTTGGCAGGTGAAGGAATAAAGGCCCAGCTGAAGAATGGACAGTGCGATCTTGGCAGCATCAAATTCACAGAAAATTCAAGCAAGGCACACAGAGGGAAGTTCATCATTGGGGCACGAGTTTGTGAGGGTGAGGTATGTGGTTTCCGTGTTCAAGAGGCTGTCATGGACCCTGTGGTTGTGCAGGATCGCAGAAACAAAT TCAATGAAAAGCGACACCTTCCTAAGCTCAATGATCCGGTGCATCGTTTGAAAGAAATTGCCAAAGATGGGATTTACTGCAAGAGGCTTGAGAAGGAGAAGATCCTTACTGTGCAGGACTTCTTGAAGGCTCTGAATAAGGACCCTGAGAATCTTGCCAAA GTTCTCCAGATAAAAAAAGAACACAGGAACTGGGAGAAGATGGTCGAGCATGCAAGGAAGTGCCCCCTCCGGCGTGAGCTGACATCATACCATTGCCCGGAAACAAAAAGTGTGCTCTTTTTCAATTGCGTGCATGGTCTTGTTGGAGCTGAATTTGATGGCCATTACACAGCGTGTGGCAAGTTTGACCAGGATCAACAG GATCTAGTGGATAAGCTGAAAGGGAGTGCATATGATCAATTGGATGCTCTTCGTCCTGATTATGTAATGACAGAGACAGACAACTTTCCTCGGCCACTTACTGCGTATATAGGTGGCGCTGGTTCTAGTGCTGGAGCTGGACCATCCAACATGCCAAGTGATTCTTCTGGTCCTCTTGCAGCTTATCAAG GTGTTCCTGCTGTCGAAAGCTCGAGCCACACTCAGATTGAGTCATCCATTGCAAACACGAACATGGATCCCAATCCCAGCTCCTCTATTCCTTATCACCACAGTGCACATCAATATCAAG CTCAAGGCACCCAGCCTGGTCAGGAGCAGTTCTCTACCTCTCTTAATGGTTCATGTCAGGAACCTGTTGGTCAACCGAACTCTTGTAGTTGGACAACCAAG GAGTTGTACCATGGAGATGAACACAACGAAGTGGGGCATTTCCTGAACCAAGCAG GGTTTAATCAGGTGGACATCCAGAGTTCGCTCTTATGGCTAGGCAATGACACCTTAGAAGCATCAACTCCCTCTCTGGGCTGTATGATGTTAACACCACAACAACCTGCAGCCGGTG GTGCTCTAGCATCAGCTCAAGGTAGCATGCAGAGCCAGATGCAAGCTCCCCTGCTCCAAAGCAATGACACCTCGGTGGCATCAGCTTCTGCTCAACAGGCCCTTCCACCACAGGAATGGTTTTCCTGGAGCGACTTGATCTGA
- the LOC120666746 gene encoding calmodulin-binding protein 60 F-like isoform X2 yields MAPKRELFVAAGDGGAAPPQEKRLRVEAAPGSSSSRPDPPSSPRHFLAIVLVVLFLKRPKGRSTDAIAISASKFGRMMRDQICRFINPLFSKLENMDSKLETMGTKLGRMEEQIQDITVKVDNIARPSPDHHNHEQFRQETNQEVKPAEAEGLASTEGKGENTSIRLRFLNGMNMQVYHDDEIKSDRNTAISIGIFNGEKMIESGELSNVQIEIFALEGDFPYASPKSWTAKKFNKHRANARDGRGNVLAGEGIKAQLKNGQCDLGSIKFTENSSKAHRGKFIIGARVCEGEVCGFRVQEAVMDPVVVQDRRNKFNEKRHLPKLNDPVHRLKEIAKDGIYCKRLEKEKILTVQDFLKALNKDPENLAKVLQIKKEHRNWEKMVEHARKCPLRRELTSYHCPETKSVLFFNCVHGLVGAEFDGHYTACGKFDQDQQDLVDKLKGSAYDQLDALRPDYVMTETDNFPRPLTAYIGGAGSSAGAGPSNMPSDSSGPLAAYQVAGVPAVESSSHTQIESSIANTNMDPNPSSSIPYHHSAHQYQAQGTQPGQEQFSTSLNGSCQEPVGQPNSCSWTTKELYHGDEHNEVGHFLNQAGFNQVDIQSSLLWLGNDTLEASTPSLGCMMLTPQQPAAGGALASAQGSMQSQMQAPLLQSNDTSVASASAQQALPPQEWFSWSDLI; encoded by the exons atggctcccaagagggaGCTGTtcgtggcggccggcgacggcggggcggcgccgccTCAGGAGAAGCGCCTGCGAGTGGAAGCGGctcccggcagcagcagcagccgccccgacccgccgtcgtcgccgaggCACTTTCTGGCCATCGTGCTCGTCGTCCTCTTCTTGAAACGGCC GAAGGGTAGGAGCACGGACGCCATCGCAATCTCCGCCTCCAAGTTTGGTCGCATG ATGCGGGACCAGATTTGTCGTTTCATTAATCCCTTGTTTAG CAAACTGGAAAATATGGATAGCAAACTGGAAACTATGGGTACCAAACTGGGAAGAATGGAGGAGCAGATTCAGGATATCACCGTGAAAGTG GACAATATAGCACGGCCCTCTCCTGACCACCACAATCATGAGCAGTTCAG GCAAGAGACAAACCAGGAAGTCAAACCTGCTGAAGCTGAAGGATTGGCCAGTACTGAAGGCAAGGGTGAAAACACAAGCATTCGGCTGCGCTTCCTCAATGGAATGAACATGCAAGTTTACCATGACGATGAGATAAAATCTGACCGCAATACAGCCATTAGTATTGGCATATTCAATGGAGAGAAAATGATTGAATCAGGCGAGCTTTCGAATGTGCAAATTGAGATCTTCGCCCTTGAGGGTGACTTTCCTTATGCTTCCCCAAAGAGTTGGACTGCTAAGAAGTTCAATAAACATAGAGCCAATGCTCGGGATGGAAGAGGAAATGTGTTGGCAGGTGAAGGAATAAAGGCCCAGCTGAAGAATGGACAGTGCGATCTTGGCAGCATCAAATTCACAGAAAATTCAAGCAAGGCACACAGAGGGAAGTTCATCATTGGGGCACGAGTTTGTGAGGGTGAGGTATGTGGTTTCCGTGTTCAAGAGGCTGTCATGGACCCTGTGGTTGTGCAGGATCGCAGAAACAAAT TCAATGAAAAGCGACACCTTCCTAAGCTCAATGATCCGGTGCATCGTTTGAAAGAAATTGCCAAAGATGGGATTTACTGCAAGAGGCTTGAGAAGGAGAAGATCCTTACTGTGCAGGACTTCTTGAAGGCTCTGAATAAGGACCCTGAGAATCTTGCCAAA GTTCTCCAGATAAAAAAAGAACACAGGAACTGGGAGAAGATGGTCGAGCATGCAAGGAAGTGCCCCCTCCGGCGTGAGCTGACATCATACCATTGCCCGGAAACAAAAAGTGTGCTCTTTTTCAATTGCGTGCATGGTCTTGTTGGAGCTGAATTTGATGGCCATTACACAGCGTGTGGCAAGTTTGACCAGGATCAACAG GATCTAGTGGATAAGCTGAAAGGGAGTGCATATGATCAATTGGATGCTCTTCGTCCTGATTATGTAATGACAGAGACAGACAACTTTCCTCGGCCACTTACTGCGTATATAGGTGGCGCTGGTTCTAGTGCTGGAGCTGGACCATCCAACATGCCAAGTGATTCTTCTGGTCCTCTTGCAGCTTATCAAG TTGCAGGTGTTCCTGCTGTCGAAAGCTCGAGCCACACTCAGATTGAGTCATCCATTGCAAACACGAACATGGATCCCAATCCCAGCTCCTCTATTCCTTATCACCACAGTGCACATCAATATCAAG CTCAAGGCACCCAGCCTGGTCAGGAGCAGTTCTCTACCTCTCTTAATGGTTCATGTCAGGAACCTGTTGGTCAACCGAACTCTTGTAGTTGGACAACCAAG GAGTTGTACCATGGAGATGAACACAACGAAGTGGGGCATTTCCTGAACCAAGCAG GGTTTAATCAGGTGGACATCCAGAGTTCGCTCTTATGGCTAGGCAATGACACCTTAGAAGCATCAACTCCCTCTCTGGGCTGTATGATGTTAACACCACAACAACCTGCAGCCGGTG GTGCTCTAGCATCAGCTCAAGGTAGCATGCAGAGCCAGATGCAAGCTCCCCTGCTCCAAAGCAATGACACCTCGGTGGCATCAGCTTCTGCTCAACAGGCCCTTCCACCACAGGAATGGTTTTCCTGGAGCGACTTGATCTGA
- the LOC120666746 gene encoding calmodulin-binding protein 60 F-like isoform X3, producing the protein MAPKRELFVAAGDGGAAPPQEKRLRVEAAPGSSSSRPDPPSSPRHFLAIVLVVLFLKRPKGRSTDAIAISASKFGRMMRDQICRFINPLFSKLENMDSKLETMGTKLGRMEEQIQDITVKVDNIARPSPDHHNHEQFRQETNQEVKPAEAEGLASTEGKGENTSIRLRFLNGMNMQVYHDDEIKSDRNTAISIGIFNGEKMIESGELSNVQIEIFALEGDFPYASPKSWTAKKFNKHRANARDGRGNVLAGEGIKAQLKNGQCDLGSIKFTENSSKAHRGKFIIGARVCEGEVCGFRVQEAVMDPVVVQDRRNKFNEKRHLPKLNDPVHRLKEIAKDGIYCKRLEKEKILTVQDFLKALNKDPENLAKVLQIKKEHRNWEKMVEHARKCPLRRELTSYHCPETKSVLFFNCVHGLVGAEFDGHYTACGKFDQDQQLQDLVDKLKGSAYDQLDALRPDYVMTETDNFPRPLTAYIGGAGSSAGAGPSNMPSDSSGPLAAYQGVPAVESSSHTQIESSIANTNMDPNPSSSIPYHHSAHQYQAQGTQPGQEQFSTSLNGSCQEPVGQPNSCSWTTKELYHGDEHNEVGHFLNQAGFNQVDIQSSLLWLGNDTLEASTPSLGCMMLTPQQPAAGGALASAQGSMQSQMQAPLLQSNDTSVASASAQQALPPQEWFSWSDLI; encoded by the exons atggctcccaagagggaGCTGTtcgtggcggccggcgacggcggggcggcgccgccTCAGGAGAAGCGCCTGCGAGTGGAAGCGGctcccggcagcagcagcagccgccccgacccgccgtcgtcgccgaggCACTTTCTGGCCATCGTGCTCGTCGTCCTCTTCTTGAAACGGCC GAAGGGTAGGAGCACGGACGCCATCGCAATCTCCGCCTCCAAGTTTGGTCGCATG ATGCGGGACCAGATTTGTCGTTTCATTAATCCCTTGTTTAG CAAACTGGAAAATATGGATAGCAAACTGGAAACTATGGGTACCAAACTGGGAAGAATGGAGGAGCAGATTCAGGATATCACCGTGAAAGTG GACAATATAGCACGGCCCTCTCCTGACCACCACAATCATGAGCAGTTCAG GCAAGAGACAAACCAGGAAGTCAAACCTGCTGAAGCTGAAGGATTGGCCAGTACTGAAGGCAAGGGTGAAAACACAAGCATTCGGCTGCGCTTCCTCAATGGAATGAACATGCAAGTTTACCATGACGATGAGATAAAATCTGACCGCAATACAGCCATTAGTATTGGCATATTCAATGGAGAGAAAATGATTGAATCAGGCGAGCTTTCGAATGTGCAAATTGAGATCTTCGCCCTTGAGGGTGACTTTCCTTATGCTTCCCCAAAGAGTTGGACTGCTAAGAAGTTCAATAAACATAGAGCCAATGCTCGGGATGGAAGAGGAAATGTGTTGGCAGGTGAAGGAATAAAGGCCCAGCTGAAGAATGGACAGTGCGATCTTGGCAGCATCAAATTCACAGAAAATTCAAGCAAGGCACACAGAGGGAAGTTCATCATTGGGGCACGAGTTTGTGAGGGTGAGGTATGTGGTTTCCGTGTTCAAGAGGCTGTCATGGACCCTGTGGTTGTGCAGGATCGCAGAAACAAAT TCAATGAAAAGCGACACCTTCCTAAGCTCAATGATCCGGTGCATCGTTTGAAAGAAATTGCCAAAGATGGGATTTACTGCAAGAGGCTTGAGAAGGAGAAGATCCTTACTGTGCAGGACTTCTTGAAGGCTCTGAATAAGGACCCTGAGAATCTTGCCAAA GTTCTCCAGATAAAAAAAGAACACAGGAACTGGGAGAAGATGGTCGAGCATGCAAGGAAGTGCCCCCTCCGGCGTGAGCTGACATCATACCATTGCCCGGAAACAAAAAGTGTGCTCTTTTTCAATTGCGTGCATGGTCTTGTTGGAGCTGAATTTGATGGCCATTACACAGCGTGTGGCAAGTTTGACCAGGATCAACAG CTGCAGGATCTAGTGGATAAGCTGAAAGGGAGTGCATATGATCAATTGGATGCTCTTCGTCCTGATTATGTAATGACAGAGACAGACAACTTTCCTCGGCCACTTACTGCGTATATAGGTGGCGCTGGTTCTAGTGCTGGAGCTGGACCATCCAACATGCCAAGTGATTCTTCTGGTCCTCTTGCAGCTTATCAAG GTGTTCCTGCTGTCGAAAGCTCGAGCCACACTCAGATTGAGTCATCCATTGCAAACACGAACATGGATCCCAATCCCAGCTCCTCTATTCCTTATCACCACAGTGCACATCAATATCAAG CTCAAGGCACCCAGCCTGGTCAGGAGCAGTTCTCTACCTCTCTTAATGGTTCATGTCAGGAACCTGTTGGTCAACCGAACTCTTGTAGTTGGACAACCAAG GAGTTGTACCATGGAGATGAACACAACGAAGTGGGGCATTTCCTGAACCAAGCAG GGTTTAATCAGGTGGACATCCAGAGTTCGCTCTTATGGCTAGGCAATGACACCTTAGAAGCATCAACTCCCTCTCTGGGCTGTATGATGTTAACACCACAACAACCTGCAGCCGGTG GTGCTCTAGCATCAGCTCAAGGTAGCATGCAGAGCCAGATGCAAGCTCCCCTGCTCCAAAGCAATGACACCTCGGTGGCATCAGCTTCTGCTCAACAGGCCCTTCCACCACAGGAATGGTTTTCCTGGAGCGACTTGATCTGA
- the LOC120666746 gene encoding calmodulin-binding protein 60 F-like isoform X1, with protein sequence MAPKRELFVAAGDGGAAPPQEKRLRVEAAPGSSSSRPDPPSSPRHFLAIVLVVLFLKRPKGRSTDAIAISASKFGRMMRDQICRFINPLFSKLENMDSKLETMGTKLGRMEEQIQDITVKVDNIARPSPDHHNHEQFRQETNQEVKPAEAEGLASTEGKGENTSIRLRFLNGMNMQVYHDDEIKSDRNTAISIGIFNGEKMIESGELSNVQIEIFALEGDFPYASPKSWTAKKFNKHRANARDGRGNVLAGEGIKAQLKNGQCDLGSIKFTENSSKAHRGKFIIGARVCEGEVCGFRVQEAVMDPVVVQDRRNKFNEKRHLPKLNDPVHRLKEIAKDGIYCKRLEKEKILTVQDFLKALNKDPENLAKVLQIKKEHRNWEKMVEHARKCPLRRELTSYHCPETKSVLFFNCVHGLVGAEFDGHYTACGKFDQDQQLQDLVDKLKGSAYDQLDALRPDYVMTETDNFPRPLTAYIGGAGSSAGAGPSNMPSDSSGPLAAYQVAGVPAVESSSHTQIESSIANTNMDPNPSSSIPYHHSAHQYQAQGTQPGQEQFSTSLNGSCQEPVGQPNSCSWTTKELYHGDEHNEVGHFLNQAGFNQVDIQSSLLWLGNDTLEASTPSLGCMMLTPQQPAAGGALASAQGSMQSQMQAPLLQSNDTSVASASAQQALPPQEWFSWSDLI encoded by the exons atggctcccaagagggaGCTGTtcgtggcggccggcgacggcggggcggcgccgccTCAGGAGAAGCGCCTGCGAGTGGAAGCGGctcccggcagcagcagcagccgccccgacccgccgtcgtcgccgaggCACTTTCTGGCCATCGTGCTCGTCGTCCTCTTCTTGAAACGGCC GAAGGGTAGGAGCACGGACGCCATCGCAATCTCCGCCTCCAAGTTTGGTCGCATG ATGCGGGACCAGATTTGTCGTTTCATTAATCCCTTGTTTAG CAAACTGGAAAATATGGATAGCAAACTGGAAACTATGGGTACCAAACTGGGAAGAATGGAGGAGCAGATTCAGGATATCACCGTGAAAGTG GACAATATAGCACGGCCCTCTCCTGACCACCACAATCATGAGCAGTTCAG GCAAGAGACAAACCAGGAAGTCAAACCTGCTGAAGCTGAAGGATTGGCCAGTACTGAAGGCAAGGGTGAAAACACAAGCATTCGGCTGCGCTTCCTCAATGGAATGAACATGCAAGTTTACCATGACGATGAGATAAAATCTGACCGCAATACAGCCATTAGTATTGGCATATTCAATGGAGAGAAAATGATTGAATCAGGCGAGCTTTCGAATGTGCAAATTGAGATCTTCGCCCTTGAGGGTGACTTTCCTTATGCTTCCCCAAAGAGTTGGACTGCTAAGAAGTTCAATAAACATAGAGCCAATGCTCGGGATGGAAGAGGAAATGTGTTGGCAGGTGAAGGAATAAAGGCCCAGCTGAAGAATGGACAGTGCGATCTTGGCAGCATCAAATTCACAGAAAATTCAAGCAAGGCACACAGAGGGAAGTTCATCATTGGGGCACGAGTTTGTGAGGGTGAGGTATGTGGTTTCCGTGTTCAAGAGGCTGTCATGGACCCTGTGGTTGTGCAGGATCGCAGAAACAAAT TCAATGAAAAGCGACACCTTCCTAAGCTCAATGATCCGGTGCATCGTTTGAAAGAAATTGCCAAAGATGGGATTTACTGCAAGAGGCTTGAGAAGGAGAAGATCCTTACTGTGCAGGACTTCTTGAAGGCTCTGAATAAGGACCCTGAGAATCTTGCCAAA GTTCTCCAGATAAAAAAAGAACACAGGAACTGGGAGAAGATGGTCGAGCATGCAAGGAAGTGCCCCCTCCGGCGTGAGCTGACATCATACCATTGCCCGGAAACAAAAAGTGTGCTCTTTTTCAATTGCGTGCATGGTCTTGTTGGAGCTGAATTTGATGGCCATTACACAGCGTGTGGCAAGTTTGACCAGGATCAACAG CTGCAGGATCTAGTGGATAAGCTGAAAGGGAGTGCATATGATCAATTGGATGCTCTTCGTCCTGATTATGTAATGACAGAGACAGACAACTTTCCTCGGCCACTTACTGCGTATATAGGTGGCGCTGGTTCTAGTGCTGGAGCTGGACCATCCAACATGCCAAGTGATTCTTCTGGTCCTCTTGCAGCTTATCAAG TTGCAGGTGTTCCTGCTGTCGAAAGCTCGAGCCACACTCAGATTGAGTCATCCATTGCAAACACGAACATGGATCCCAATCCCAGCTCCTCTATTCCTTATCACCACAGTGCACATCAATATCAAG CTCAAGGCACCCAGCCTGGTCAGGAGCAGTTCTCTACCTCTCTTAATGGTTCATGTCAGGAACCTGTTGGTCAACCGAACTCTTGTAGTTGGACAACCAAG GAGTTGTACCATGGAGATGAACACAACGAAGTGGGGCATTTCCTGAACCAAGCAG GGTTTAATCAGGTGGACATCCAGAGTTCGCTCTTATGGCTAGGCAATGACACCTTAGAAGCATCAACTCCCTCTCTGGGCTGTATGATGTTAACACCACAACAACCTGCAGCCGGTG GTGCTCTAGCATCAGCTCAAGGTAGCATGCAGAGCCAGATGCAAGCTCCCCTGCTCCAAAGCAATGACACCTCGGTGGCATCAGCTTCTGCTCAACAGGCCCTTCCACCACAGGAATGGTTTTCCTGGAGCGACTTGATCTGA
- the LOC120666746 gene encoding calmodulin-binding protein 60 B-like isoform X5 encodes MAPKRELFVAAGDGGAAPPQEKRLRVEAAPGSSSSRPDPPSSPRHFLAIVLVVLFLKRPKGRSTDAIAISASKFGRMDNIARPSPDHHNHEQFRQETNQEVKPAEAEGLASTEGKGENTSIRLRFLNGMNMQVYHDDEIKSDRNTAISIGIFNGEKMIESGELSNVQIEIFALEGDFPYASPKSWTAKKFNKHRANARDGRGNVLAGEGIKAQLKNGQCDLGSIKFTENSSKAHRGKFIIGARVCEGEVCGFRVQEAVMDPVVVQDRRNKFNEKRHLPKLNDPVHRLKEIAKDGIYCKRLEKEKILTVQDFLKALNKDPENLAKVLQIKKEHRNWEKMVEHARKCPLRRELTSYHCPETKSVLFFNCVHGLVGAEFDGHYTACGKFDQDQQLQDLVDKLKGSAYDQLDALRPDYVMTETDNFPRPLTAYIGGAGSSAGAGPSNMPSDSSGPLAAYQVAGVPAVESSSHTQIESSIANTNMDPNPSSSIPYHHSAHQYQAQGTQPGQEQFSTSLNGSCQEPVGQPNSCSWTTKELYHGDEHNEVGHFLNQAGFNQVDIQSSLLWLGNDTLEASTPSLGCMMLTPQQPAAGGALASAQGSMQSQMQAPLLQSNDTSVASASAQQALPPQEWFSWSDLI; translated from the exons atggctcccaagagggaGCTGTtcgtggcggccggcgacggcggggcggcgccgccTCAGGAGAAGCGCCTGCGAGTGGAAGCGGctcccggcagcagcagcagccgccccgacccgccgtcgtcgccgaggCACTTTCTGGCCATCGTGCTCGTCGTCCTCTTCTTGAAACGGCC GAAGGGTAGGAGCACGGACGCCATCGCAATCTCCGCCTCCAAGTTTGGTCGCATG GACAATATAGCACGGCCCTCTCCTGACCACCACAATCATGAGCAGTTCAG GCAAGAGACAAACCAGGAAGTCAAACCTGCTGAAGCTGAAGGATTGGCCAGTACTGAAGGCAAGGGTGAAAACACAAGCATTCGGCTGCGCTTCCTCAATGGAATGAACATGCAAGTTTACCATGACGATGAGATAAAATCTGACCGCAATACAGCCATTAGTATTGGCATATTCAATGGAGAGAAAATGATTGAATCAGGCGAGCTTTCGAATGTGCAAATTGAGATCTTCGCCCTTGAGGGTGACTTTCCTTATGCTTCCCCAAAGAGTTGGACTGCTAAGAAGTTCAATAAACATAGAGCCAATGCTCGGGATGGAAGAGGAAATGTGTTGGCAGGTGAAGGAATAAAGGCCCAGCTGAAGAATGGACAGTGCGATCTTGGCAGCATCAAATTCACAGAAAATTCAAGCAAGGCACACAGAGGGAAGTTCATCATTGGGGCACGAGTTTGTGAGGGTGAGGTATGTGGTTTCCGTGTTCAAGAGGCTGTCATGGACCCTGTGGTTGTGCAGGATCGCAGAAACAAAT TCAATGAAAAGCGACACCTTCCTAAGCTCAATGATCCGGTGCATCGTTTGAAAGAAATTGCCAAAGATGGGATTTACTGCAAGAGGCTTGAGAAGGAGAAGATCCTTACTGTGCAGGACTTCTTGAAGGCTCTGAATAAGGACCCTGAGAATCTTGCCAAA GTTCTCCAGATAAAAAAAGAACACAGGAACTGGGAGAAGATGGTCGAGCATGCAAGGAAGTGCCCCCTCCGGCGTGAGCTGACATCATACCATTGCCCGGAAACAAAAAGTGTGCTCTTTTTCAATTGCGTGCATGGTCTTGTTGGAGCTGAATTTGATGGCCATTACACAGCGTGTGGCAAGTTTGACCAGGATCAACAG CTGCAGGATCTAGTGGATAAGCTGAAAGGGAGTGCATATGATCAATTGGATGCTCTTCGTCCTGATTATGTAATGACAGAGACAGACAACTTTCCTCGGCCACTTACTGCGTATATAGGTGGCGCTGGTTCTAGTGCTGGAGCTGGACCATCCAACATGCCAAGTGATTCTTCTGGTCCTCTTGCAGCTTATCAAG TTGCAGGTGTTCCTGCTGTCGAAAGCTCGAGCCACACTCAGATTGAGTCATCCATTGCAAACACGAACATGGATCCCAATCCCAGCTCCTCTATTCCTTATCACCACAGTGCACATCAATATCAAG CTCAAGGCACCCAGCCTGGTCAGGAGCAGTTCTCTACCTCTCTTAATGGTTCATGTCAGGAACCTGTTGGTCAACCGAACTCTTGTAGTTGGACAACCAAG GAGTTGTACCATGGAGATGAACACAACGAAGTGGGGCATTTCCTGAACCAAGCAG GGTTTAATCAGGTGGACATCCAGAGTTCGCTCTTATGGCTAGGCAATGACACCTTAGAAGCATCAACTCCCTCTCTGGGCTGTATGATGTTAACACCACAACAACCTGCAGCCGGTG GTGCTCTAGCATCAGCTCAAGGTAGCATGCAGAGCCAGATGCAAGCTCCCCTGCTCCAAAGCAATGACACCTCGGTGGCATCAGCTTCTGCTCAACAGGCCCTTCCACCACAGGAATGGTTTTCCTGGAGCGACTTGATCTGA